Part of the Triticum urartu cultivar G1812 chromosome 2, Tu2.1, whole genome shotgun sequence genome, aacccttggtaacgtgggctggccgaggtcctggcgcactctatataagccacccccctcctccgagacaagggttcgcacctctgttattcacacgcctataatccaatcgaccgcctccgggcaccgagacgtagggctattgcttcctccgcgaagggcctgaactcgtacatcctggtgtgtttacaacctctccatagctgagatctagcctctccatactcacccccctacatcactgtcagagttagaaccacgacactaTCCTTATACTCTGCTTAAGAATATATGCTACTTGTCTTGGCTATATTCTACTTTCTTGTCTATTTTTCCATCCCTCTCTCTTCTATTAAACTAATAAGAACAGATGTTGCCTGATCTTATTGCCTATGATGCTGGTCTGAGGCCTCTCTGGGTTCTAAAGTTATTTTTGTGGCTCCAAGAACTCCTACAAATCCTGTGATGCATGACACAACCTTTCCGTGTGAATTTTTATGTAACTGTACCTAACTGTACCTAACAGAAAAATTTACTTGAGAATCAACAACAATTTACAAGCCATGGCCATGGTCTCCActcccaaaccctaaccctattTACAAGCCATTTTCTGTAACTGTACCTAACTGTCACCTGCGTGGTGGTGCCCTGCGCAACGGTCGTTGAGCTCGCGCAGTGTGGTGAGCTCGCCGGAGATGGATGGGCCCTGCACAGCGGCTGAGACTCAGAGCAGAGGTTGAGggcaagaggaagaagaagaaggaagtgGAGGGGAGGGGCTCACCTACAGTCGAGGGAGTACACGGCGCCCGCCTGGCTGAGCTGAGGTAGGGCAGAGCAGCGCGCGGACGGCGGCGTTGCGTGGCCTGGCTGAGCTGGCGGTCgtcgtctcctcctcctcctcgtcctcctcctggtcctcctcctccggctcggggcgcgggggcggcggcgcgggggagctATAGTGGTGggggcgtggggcggcggcgcgggagagctgcagtggtggggggcgtgggggcgcgggggtgggggtcggggcggcggcggcaggggacGGAGGGGGCGTgcaggcgcggcggcggcgtACGGTTGGGGCAGAGGGGGGCAAATTAGGCCGAGTGGAGAggaagggagggaggggaataggtggagtggggagaagcttactaatggcgcacccagCAGCGGTGCgtcattagaatgtttttttattaCAGTTCGAGCCCTCGGGTTATATTCCATCTAACCCAATCTACATCAGAACCCGCCCACTAGCCTGACtggtcagcacgcagcacacacactggaggtcctgggtttgattcccaggctccccaatttttatttttatgcatttaaaatgttgtttgatatttatttgtgtttaaatatgctcaaacttgtttaaatcataacagtaatattttttattaaaacagtaataatttttttaaaaaatatgttcaaatttgtgtagcgggggagggtgtggttgatcgtcggcggcgagggggacgtcgatgtcccatgaacacggttttcaaagacccgggatctctatctagctgacgatacgttgtgtcatccatgcaccttacgcatccagaaaatccgtggactacctgccccgcgagataaccgtaaccgagatagtcgtgtagtaatggcgcactgtgacaCGGTGCGTCATTAgttgttttgcaaaaaaagaataaaaaatttagtaatggcgcacttcggttggatgcgccattagtatgtatgtaaaaatgaaaaaaaaagttatcactagtggcgcaccttttgtctggtgcgccattaatggtGCATCACTAATGACACATCACCaactgatgcgccattagtatataataGTAACGCACTACtttactggtgcgccattagtgtcaatcctatttAATGGTGCATCACTACGTATCCATCCCTTCGACGCCTTCCTCTCCCTCAAGCCTCGACCTCGCCGGCAGTCCTCCTCCCGTCCCAAGTCCAGGAGACGCATGGgaacggcggcggtggcgaggcGTCTCGCGCGCACGGACACCCCCACCCTACGCCCGCTCGTGCACGCTGCCCTGCGAGGTTTAAGGCATCACGCCTGCTGCGCTCCCTTGTGGCGATGATGTGGCTTACTGCTGCCATACAGCGCCTCATCGAGGAGTAGAGCAGCTGCCCCATGCCAGCCAAGATCTTCCAGATCCTCTCCACCTACCACCGTCATTGCAGGAGGACTTTAACGAGTGGTCACCAAGAAGCTGCCCCAAATCCTACAAAAGGCTCAGGTAAGAATACATACGTACATTAACCTCAATATCTACTTGATTAATTCAGTTATAACACTTTCCTTTTGAACCAATATATGCACTCATCTTGCTAATTAAATTGTGTGGAAAATCTTACATGGGCAGTTTAATTGTGTGATTGCTGAGTGGTCCAGTGAGTAGTGCTTCTATAAGCAAGGGAATGATAGAATGATGCACGATTCTACAGGTTAGATGAGCCGCTGACAAAGACACACCTCTATTCTGAATTTTTACATGCGAAGATGGACCATCAGCTACGGAATATGTTGGCTAACCTCTCACAGGTTGCTAACAAATTTTTTCTTATTGTCATCTTGGTAATTGACATTGGTGGTATTGTCTTTTAGTTCAACAGAAAGTTGTTCAAGTGAAAATTCAGAGGAACATGTGGAACAAAAGACATGGTATAAAAAGGAAAGGAAAGACTAAACAGTACAATGATGCAGGTTCGGGTTTCATATGTTGTCTTCGCTGCCTCATGAATATGCTAGCATGGTTGTCTTCTGGATTATGCACATGTCTTTGTTTGCCATATACTCTCGACGCATTGTGTAGTATGTACTAATTCTAGGGAGACTGATCTCATATTGTTCACTCTTCAGAATTAGTATTTATAAGTTTTTGTGTGGTTTTAGCACCTCAGTTAAGAAATAAATATTAGCCTTCTCTAAAGAGGTTTGTTGCCTTGCTTTTTAACCTTTTCCCCTGTTCAAATTGTCAGATGATGGCTACAGATATGGACACCTGTATACATATGGGATGTTTCCTCTGTCAATGCCGTCCTTTAATCCAGTTAATGATGCTGAAGTTTTCAATGGCTTTGGCACCGCATACATATGGGATGTTTCCTCCGTCAATGGCTCAATGCTGTCCTTTAATCCAGTTAATGATGCTGAAGTTTTTAATGGCTTTGGCATGCAAAGCCATCCAAATGTGGAAAATAGATCTCTTGGTTGCAATGAGGGAGTTGTATATGAAGAAGCTCTACAGGTATATAATGTTACGAGTCACTGTAGAAATAGTATATGCTTAATTGCCTGGTTACTTTGATCGAAATCTAATTACTATGGATGATAAAGAGAACTTTTATGCAGCATATCAGTCAAGAAACAAAGGAAGAAGATATGTCTCAAGGTGCGTCGGGTCGGCGATGGGTCTCTATTAGGCATGAACTGAGCTATCAATAATTTGTATATGTTTAGTCTGTTAGTACAATTTGCCAGGTTATTTGGAAAAGGGAAACCAGTAGAAACAATTATAATTGATAAAAAAATGCATGGTTGCATGTGCTTTCTCTTTACACTAAGCAATGGATAAATATTCCAGCTTTATTTTTCCTTTGGTATTTGGCTTTGTTTCTTGGTGGCTAATCTATAACTACCCAGTAGTAATGACTTTCTCTTTTTACATCAGCGGGATTTAATCGATGGAGTTCCGCTGCTAAAGGGCGTGAGAGGCAGTCCCATCATTGGAAGTTTACTGTTTGAATCACAGGGATCTGGGATTACACAAGCACATACTTTACTGAATTCTATAGTTCTATTCGTTGGCACATCGGTTGATCAGTTTTGAGGTAAAGCGAAGTTGTTATCTGAAAAATACTTACCTACTTTAAGAAGGTCCAAATAGAAAAAATGTTGGTTTTCAGGTATGCTAGCATTCAAATCTACTTCGGACACTAGATCACACATCAAAATTTTGATACCTGAAATGGTAGCTTCAGAAGAAGGGTATCAAAATAGATTCATGGTCTCTTTGCTTAGTTCTATGCTTCTCAAAATGCTTTAGTATATGCCCATAATATCATAGTACGAATTGTTCTATGAGCAGTTTCCTTTGTCTACCATCAGGGATAGTAATTCATTCGGTAATCTGATATGTATATGTTCTGCATTTCTGACTGAAATAATGGTAAGTTTGGCTTTGGCAATTGGTGTGTGTAGTTTTTTCAGTTGATATAATTTGATCATGCTGAAGGCAAGATATACATCATGGTTACTTCAGGTAGCTTAAAGGGTGTGGGTCAGTGTTAAATGTGAAATAGCTTCACCGGGCAAGTTGTTTCACTTCTTTACATTCAAGAGTTAAACCAGGGACGAAGCACAATCAGACACTCTGTTTTTGCAAAATATTTTCTACCTTCCTCTGTCGTTGAAGTGTATTGGCTTTCTTTCTTACAATACAAAACTGAAAAGTATTGTTTAATAAACTATAATCGAATTTTTCTAAGGTGGAGATGAGAAAAATTGTGAACAAGATAGAACACACTCACTATGGTACCTGTGTTTCGTAATCAAGGTCCTGAATTTAGCTTGACGAACTATCAATTCAAATAGATCATAGAACAATGGTTATAACTTTAGTAGGGCATTCTGTCCTGGAAATACAATTGTTGATAGATCTGCTTTCCTGCGATCAAGAGACAAAGAAAACTGGAACGAAGCAATCCTGTTACTGAATTTTCGTATATATACGTGCGTCATCCCTCAAGAGAACTCTTAGTCAGAGTCGAACTCTGCATCCTCTCCGCCTTCCCTAACCCCTCTCATAAATATCGTCTTCGGTGGCTTGGGGGAGAGGAGTGGAGTGGGGTTTGGATCCCGTGGATGCGGACGAGAGAAGCAAAACATTGATGCCGGTGGCAAGGGCCTTTTCGAGACTCCGAACGTGCTGCTTGACAGAGCCTGGACATGTGCAACGGAGGCTCGCCGCCGTCGGGATCCGGCCACCACGGGCTCCCAGCGTCAGATCCGTAGGTACCGGAACCAATCTTGCAGCCACCGTTGGTTTCTCTCGGAGCAAGTGCTACTATTGGGATCCGGCTACCACAAGCTCCCCAGGGTTGGATCCGTCTGTCCTGGAGCCGACCCTGCACCCTGTGCTCCTTTCTCTCGAAGCAAGCAAGCGATTGACGCAGCAGCGGCACGAGGGAGCGAGCTCTGCCTTGAGGTGCCACTGGGGCAGACAACCACGAGCTCCTCCACCACCATCTCCTCCCCTACCCGGGTTCATCTGCTCATCTGCACCGTCATGGCGGCTAGCATCAGTACCTCTATCCTCCACACCAGTTACGTCACACACCGATATCAATAGGGACTGTACCTTGCTTCCTTCCGACGCGTGGAGGCTGGCCTCCTCACCCACCCCGTACTGCACTGCTGCAAGGTCTGCATTGCTCAAAATTCTCTCTCTACACCTGCTCGCCCTTTATACCTATAGCATGGCATGCTAAAAGAACTTGATCAATTCCAAAAAATATTCAGTTTTTACATTACAAGTTGGTGTATGCCACATGTTAGATATTTTTCCTACAATAACCTAAACTTCCTTTTCATAATGGCAGGACAAACCAACCCAGGAGGAGGCAAATAATATAGTCAAGCAAATGCACATAGTACTATAGGGTCTGATCACTTCCTGTGTGTACATTGGTACTGAGTTCAGAATGCATGCCATCCAACTCATGCATCATATATAAGTGATGGCATGCTGTTGCTGAATTGTGAACCATACATCTACAAAGAAAATCATGGGAAACTTCCTTCCGTGTAAATTGTGTTTGTACAGATCAACTGCAGCTGTGTATGTATTGCTGAATATTTATGATATGCAGAGGGCTGTACACACATATTTTCAAGGGGAGTAAAAGGGCAGTTGTTGTCAACCTGCTTGTGCTCTATAACAGACTTGCTTACTAATCGTGTTGGAGGATGCCGATGCTGCCATAAACATGTCTATAATTTAATGACCATCCCAGCTCAAATCTTGTGCCTCcattgattttgttgtttttgcATAGCTTCTGAAGGTCAATGTAGCCAGTGAGTGTTCCCTCGAAATCAACGTCCTTCATATTAGCATCGTTGAAGGTTGGTCCTAACAAGACGGCGTTCTTAAAGATTGCAGCTTTGACATCAGCTTTTCAAAAAGAATTGAGAGCTTTCGGCTTTTCCAAAATTGGTAGCGTTCGTGAAGCTCGTGCCTGAAAGTATTTCGAAGAGAAGTGTCTATCTTCATGTTCATAATGAAACATGCTTTGAGCAAAGTTATATTGGGAGAAATCACAACAATACACTATGGTGAGTAAACAAGCATTTTATGTCTGCCTATGATCAATGTGAGGGTACATATGAAAGGGTCAGTATTTGAAAGCAATGAAAACAATGAACAAAGCAGTGTGGTATAAAACCAATTAACATGTGTAGTTATGTTTCTGTTACCTTTGAAACATGCACCACCAGCATAAGCCTTGAAAAATGACAACTTCTATCAAGTTAGCACCTTCAAACTTTGCGTCCAACATAAAAGCCGCAGGTAGAGTCTTGCCTTTCAGATTATCTTTATCGTTTGCGAAATTATAGAACCGGAGATGGTGCTACACACCTACACCCCAATTGCCTAACCAGCCGTGTTACCATAAAATCCAGCCTCACATCTCTTTGGATTGGTTGATGGTAGAGGCAACCTCCAACAACCATAGCAATCAGGGAATAATGTTACATCAGAAAATATTTTCTACTTGACAAACTCATGATCTTTCATATAGTAGCTTGGATGGTTAAATTGGAGCCAGAAATTGTTGCCCATCAACTTCAGGTACAACTGTTTTTCAATATTCAGTAGTCTGTATGCATGTTGGTTAAGAAACTTCAGGTTTGATATTTTGTTAGTACATCTCTCAACTGACTTGGCATATTCTATTAGTGTAATCCCATGTGATATTTTGTTCAACATATCCACAGAATCACACACTTCTGACTTATTTTCCTAAGCAGACGAGTTCTCTTTCAATATTACGTGACCAAGTGAAAATGGAACACAATTATACATTTTAATTGGACTCTAGCATTTGCTCAGTAGCGTTGTGCTACACTTACTGTATTCtagttgcaacgcacgggcacttTTCCTAGTGGAAACCTAATTCTCGGATTATTTGAAAAAaaggaaagcaaatgaaaaacgACCCTGGGCTGTCTCCTACAATGATTACGTGCTTTAATCAGCATCCAATCCAAAACAAAACAAGCGGAATAAATATGGAATTTATCTGGATTGGTGCGCCACCCATTCGACCTGCAGGATTTAGGGTTTAATCTTGCTGACCCATCTAGATAAAGCAATAAAGGGGCTTCCTGTTCTATACCCAAGCAAGTTGGGTTCATACATCTCTCCTCCGCGGAAAGTAGAACCCTAAAGTGATGATTCTCAGGTGCGTGCAAAAATCGAAAGCAGTAAAGCAACCTAAAAATGCAGTAAATGACAGGCATATGCATGTTTCGTGATTGGGTGTAATTTTCCCTCTCTTTTCAGGTTCCAACTTAATTACAGTGCTTATCACATGCATCTTCAATCTAACCTAATCCATCTATCGTAGTGCATCAGGGTGTCTTGGTCTTCATGATCCGTAGGGCTCGCGAGTTTAGGTGATGAAGAAAGCAGAAAGCGTCTCAAAAAGTAGAAGGTGCGAGGAGAAGGAGGTGATGTGTCGCAGATCGAGCAGCCGACGAGGAGACGATTGATCATGGCGATGAGACGAGGGTTATGTCCATGCGCTGCTCGTCAATTGGTGAGCCGGTTGGCGTTATGGAGCATATGGTTGCATATCCCTTGCTGTCAATGTCCGGCGTCCCCCTCCGGCGTGGTTGAGAGACAAGGTGTTTTCGGTTCCTCTGTCGAGGTCACCGAGCATACTCTTGTAGGGATCCAATTCGATGCACGGATTGTCTTCGATCTGGCCACATCGCCCGCTTCTGCCGTGCTGAGAAGCCTTTCCATGCTTCGCCGCTCCAATGTCCTGCTCCACCACCTGCATCCATCGATGATGTCTCCATGACAGATGTGCAGTTCCAACCTATCTCGACTGAGCAAGTTGGGTTGGCGGAGGAGACCGAGCTGCTTCGCATTAAGCTTCGTGACTGCCTAGTGCGAGCCGGGAGTGTTTTGGGGAGGGCGGAGGCCACTCTCGCCAAACTAGAAG contains:
- the LOC125538754 gene encoding uncharacterized protein LOC125538754 isoform X4 yields the protein MPAKIFQILSTYHRHCRRTLTSGHQEAAPNPTKGSDDGYRYGHLYTYGMFPLSMPSFNPVNDAEVFNGFGTAYIWDVSSVNGSMLSFNPVNDAEVFNGFGMQSHPNVENRSLGCNEGVVYEEALQHISQETKEEDMSQAGFNRWSSAAKGRERQSHHWKFTV
- the LOC125538754 gene encoding uncharacterized protein LOC125538754 isoform X2, with product MMHDSTVQQKVVQVKIQRNMWNKRHGIKRKGKTKQYNDADDGYRYGHLYTYGMFPLSMPSFNPVNDAEVFNGFGTAYIWDVSSVNGSMLSFNPVNDAEVFNGFGMQSHPNVENRSLGCNEGVVYEEALQHISQETKEEDMSQAGFNRWSSAAKGRERQSHHWKFTV
- the LOC125538754 gene encoding uncharacterized protein LOC125538754 isoform X3, encoding MMHDSTVQQKVVQVKIQRNMWNKRHGIKRKGKTKQYNDADDGYRYGHLYTYGMFPLSMPSFNPVNDAEVFNGFGTAYIWDVSSVNGSMLSFNPVNDAEVFNGFGMQSHPNVENRSLGCNEGVVYEEALQHISQETKEEDMSQGFNRWSSAAKGRERQSHHWKFTV
- the LOC125538754 gene encoding uncharacterized protein LOC125538754 isoform X5, with product MMHDSTVQQKVVQVKIQRNMWNKRHGIKRKGKTKQYNDADDGYRYGHLYTYGMFPLSMPSFNPVNDAEVFNGFGTAYIWDVSSVNGSMLSFNPVNDAEVFNGFGMQSHPNVENRSLGCNEGVVYEEALQNFYAAYQSRNKGRRYVSSGI
- the LOC125538754 gene encoding uncharacterized protein LOC125538754 isoform X6; its protein translation is MMHDSTVQQKVVQVKIQRNMWNKRHGIKRKGKTKQYNDADDGYRYGHLYTYGMFPLSMPSFNPVNDAEVFNGFGTAYIWDVSSVNGSMLSFNPVNDAEVFNGFGMQSHPNVENRSLGCNEGVVYEEALQNFYAAYQSRNKGRRYVSRI
- the LOC125538754 gene encoding uncharacterized protein LOC125538754 isoform X1, with amino-acid sequence MDHQLRNMLANLSQMMATDMDTCIHMGCFLCQCRPLIQLMMLKFSMALAPHTYGMFPPSMAQCCPLIQLMMLKFLMALACKAIQMWKIDLLVAMRELYMKKLYSISVKKQRKKICLKRDLIDGVPLLKGVRGSPIIGSLLFESQGSGITQAHTLLNSIVLFVGTSVDQF